The following are from one region of the Natronosporangium hydrolyticum genome:
- a CDS encoding YybH family protein yields MVMQTIKGDETLIGQLVERWVTAVGAGDLAGVVVDHADDIVMFDVPPPQDGVRGIEAYRATWPPFFRWLASGAVFELVQLEVTAGTEVAFAHALLRCGTPEHLAAHPDHRLRVTLGFRKEEGRWLVAHEHHSFPLADLADTAAAAEREIRLLHERWFDATAAKDLDALMAPVAEEVVSYEHEAPLAYAGVDQVRQVCQRGLDAGPGSVTWEVPELTVVAQAGLAVAWGLNRLRVEEPDGSWREAWSRGTRVFRHTDHGWLLVHQHLSFPADPQTGAARTDLRP; encoded by the coding sequence ATGGTGATGCAGACGATCAAAGGTGATGAGACGCTGATCGGGCAGCTGGTCGAGCGCTGGGTGACCGCGGTCGGAGCCGGGGACTTGGCGGGTGTTGTCGTCGATCACGCCGACGACATTGTGATGTTCGACGTCCCGCCGCCGCAGGACGGCGTTCGCGGGATCGAGGCGTACCGCGCCACCTGGCCGCCGTTCTTCCGGTGGTTGGCCAGCGGTGCGGTCTTCGAGCTGGTGCAGCTGGAGGTGACGGCTGGCACGGAGGTCGCCTTCGCCCACGCGTTGCTGCGGTGCGGCACGCCGGAGCACCTCGCGGCGCATCCTGACCACCGGCTACGGGTCACGCTCGGGTTCCGCAAGGAGGAGGGTCGCTGGTTGGTCGCGCACGAGCACCACTCGTTCCCGCTGGCCGACCTGGCGGACACCGCCGCCGCGGCTGAGCGGGAGATCCGGCTGTTGCACGAGCGGTGGTTCGATGCCACGGCGGCGAAGGATCTTGACGCTCTGATGGCCCCGGTCGCCGAGGAAGTGGTCTCGTACGAGCATGAGGCGCCGCTGGCCTATGCCGGGGTCGACCAGGTGCGGCAGGTCTGCCAGCGCGGGCTTGACGCCGGCCCTGGTTCGGTGACCTGGGAGGTGCCGGAGCTGACCGTCGTCGCCCAGGCAGGTCTCGCGGTGGCGTGGGGGTTGAACCGGCTGCGAGTCGAGGAGCCGGACGGGTCCTGGCGGGAGGCGTGGTCGCGCGGTACCCGGGTGTTCCGCCACACGGATCACGGCTGGTTGCTGGTGCATCAACACCTGTCGTTCCCGGCCGATCCGCAGACCGGCGCCGCCCGCACCGATCTGCGTCCCTGA
- a CDS encoding VOC family protein: protein MVLSSSSFPEEKTAKNRLHLDVTVGTGPGPAERHEVDDEVARLVELGATVVHKHDASWGPWPEYHYVMADPEGNEFCVQ, encoded by the coding sequence GTGGTTCTTAGTTCATCCAGTTTCCCCGAGGAGAAGACGGCCAAGAACCGGCTCCACCTCGACGTCACGGTCGGAACCGGCCCCGGGCCGGCCGAGCGCCACGAAGTGGACGACGAGGTGGCGCGGCTGGTCGAGTTGGGGGCCACGGTCGTCCACAAGCACGACGCGAGCTGGGGCCCCTGGCCGGAGTACCACTACGTCATGGCCGACCCGGAGGGTAACGAGTTCTGCGTCCAGTGA
- a CDS encoding recombinase family protein, giving the protein MATTHPHVAIYTRISKDRYGNAETCLDQENLGRAYAAKVWPGLPVKVYSDPDLSAFRDDVYRPGYEALREAIKAGQVVHLWAVEQTRLERREVPWFELAALLDVAGVELLHTHRDGIVRVQDEVAGIKAVLSAAEVRKMKKRQADKFDAQAARGVPPGSRPTGYAHGRTGSGERTYVIVPEQAEAIREAAELVLAGWALENIAGRLRERGLQGAHMVKVRDANGQVVTDEAGNPLRRAAKVNGSTVKNMLTNPTIAGLRVHRGEVVGRGNWEPIVDEATWRQVCAKLRGNRKVTTATGATYVVGDKHQGNQTGRRYLLTGGIAVCGVCGAALVGSEKQFRNKTRGVYTRPYLFCHPRNGGKGCVGILGTETEEYVVAELLEEIKRRRDHELIDDGAAGAQRDRLTTELAGIDEQRKELARMWATRQLTGTEWGEARAAFDAEQHRIEVELAGLPVPAETRDPAAILADWPVMTLDERRQVIRDYIEAVTVHRAKPGTKGFDRGRVAIEWR; this is encoded by the coding sequence ATGGCAACGACACACCCCCATGTGGCGATCTACACGCGGATCAGCAAGGACCGGTACGGCAACGCCGAGACCTGCCTGGACCAGGAGAACTTGGGCCGTGCCTATGCGGCGAAGGTGTGGCCGGGGTTGCCGGTGAAGGTGTACTCGGATCCGGACCTGTCGGCGTTCCGGGATGATGTGTACCGGCCCGGGTACGAGGCGTTGCGGGAGGCGATTAAGGCCGGGCAGGTGGTGCATCTGTGGGCGGTGGAGCAGACGCGGTTGGAGCGGCGGGAGGTGCCGTGGTTCGAGCTTGCCGCGCTGCTGGATGTGGCGGGGGTCGAGCTGTTGCACACCCATCGGGACGGGATCGTGCGGGTGCAGGACGAGGTTGCCGGGATCAAGGCCGTCCTCAGCGCTGCTGAGGTGCGGAAGATGAAGAAGCGGCAGGCGGACAAGTTCGACGCGCAGGCCGCCCGGGGTGTCCCGCCGGGTTCCCGCCCGACCGGTTACGCGCATGGGCGTACCGGGTCGGGTGAGCGGACGTATGTGATCGTGCCGGAGCAGGCCGAGGCGATCCGGGAGGCCGCGGAGCTGGTGCTGGCCGGGTGGGCGTTGGAGAACATCGCCGGTCGGCTCCGCGAGCGGGGTCTTCAGGGCGCGCACATGGTGAAGGTCCGCGACGCCAACGGCCAGGTGGTCACCGATGAGGCGGGTAATCCGCTGCGGCGTGCGGCGAAGGTCAACGGGTCGACGGTGAAGAACATGCTGACCAACCCGACCATCGCCGGGCTGCGGGTCCACCGCGGCGAGGTCGTGGGTCGGGGGAACTGGGAGCCGATCGTGGACGAGGCGACCTGGCGGCAGGTGTGCGCGAAGCTGCGCGGCAACCGGAAGGTCACCACCGCCACCGGCGCAACGTATGTGGTCGGCGACAAGCACCAGGGAAACCAGACCGGCCGCCGCTACCTGCTCACCGGCGGGATCGCGGTGTGCGGGGTGTGTGGGGCGGCGCTGGTCGGCTCGGAGAAGCAGTTCCGCAACAAGACCCGTGGCGTGTACACCCGGCCGTACCTGTTCTGCCACCCCCGCAACGGCGGCAAGGGCTGCGTCGGCATCCTGGGCACGGAGACCGAGGAATACGTGGTCGCGGAGCTGCTGGAGGAGATCAAACGCCGCCGCGACCACGAGCTGATCGACGACGGCGCGGCCGGTGCCCAGCGGGACCGGCTCACCACCGAGCTTGCCGGCATCGATGAGCAGCGCAAGGAGCTGGCGCGGATGTGGGCGACGCGCCAGTTGACTGGCACGGAGTGGGGTGAGGCCCGCGCCGCCTTCGACGCCGAGCAACATCGGATCGAGGTAGAGCTGGCCGGGTTGCCGGTGCCGGCAGAGACCCGCGACCCTGCGGCGATCCTCGCCGACTGGCCAGTCATGACGCTGGACGAGCGGCGACAGGTGATCCGCGACTACATCGAAGCGGTGACCGTGCACCGGGCCAAGCCCGGCACGAAGGGCTTCGACCGGGGCCGGGTCGCCATCGAGTGGCGGTAG
- a CDS encoding DUF2726 domain-containing protein has translation MAQWATATRQHLDFVVTKDLLPIFAVELDGQTHRSSDAVRRDRIKDKVCASVQLDLLRITSRSLDKIRDGRTIIEYLIDAYASARRLGRSYWVHECDAGCGVHPDQPDCIPEVIDYRHLNAKLRGGRLTFPNDITGDARRDITLAVLDGLLADWNLKSFTFERCDGWTEAWAWLPVRSGGYLFERVEVRRHQFPSLDPCDLAMDLCWIDLADDTRRLANGEPVIHRSIDITRRFNKLAASRSVLRTSGQVEHCTVGGTWLNDHYCLWPPACSALHAGRPQHDAATAASPTPGEQTS, from the coding sequence ATGGCTCAGTGGGCGACGGCCACCCGGCAACACCTCGACTTCGTTGTCACCAAGGACCTGTTACCGATCTTCGCGGTCGAACTGGACGGCCAAACCCACCGCAGCAGCGACGCGGTCCGCCGGGATCGGATCAAGGACAAAGTATGCGCTTCCGTGCAGTTGGACCTGCTACGGATCACGTCTCGATCTCTCGACAAGATCCGTGATGGACGAACAATCATCGAATACCTGATCGACGCTTATGCGTCCGCGCGGCGGCTGGGACGCTCCTATTGGGTTCACGAATGCGACGCCGGTTGCGGAGTCCACCCAGACCAACCGGACTGCATCCCCGAGGTAATCGACTACCGGCACCTCAACGCCAAGTTGAGAGGCGGCCGACTGACCTTCCCCAACGACATCACCGGCGACGCCCGACGAGACATAACCCTCGCAGTGCTCGACGGGCTCCTAGCCGACTGGAATCTAAAGAGTTTCACCTTCGAGCGGTGTGACGGGTGGACTGAGGCATGGGCCTGGCTCCCGGTCCGCTCGGGCGGCTATCTGTTTGAACGTGTCGAGGTCCGCAGACATCAGTTTCCATCATTGGACCCCTGCGATCTTGCGATGGACCTCTGCTGGATTGACCTGGCCGACGATACAAGAAGGCTCGCAAACGGCGAGCCAGTCATCCACCGCAGTATCGACATTACCCGCAGGTTCAACAAGCTGGCCGCCTCCCGCAGCGTGCTGCGAACGTCGGGCCAGGTGGAGCACTGCACTGTGGGCGGAACGTGGTTGAACGATCACTACTGCCTGTGGCCGCCGGCCTGTTCTGCCCTGCATGCCGGCCGCCCTCAGCATGACGCCGCCACGGCAGCCTCACCAACGCCCGGCGAGCAAACGAGCTAA